Proteins encoded within one genomic window of Hahella chejuensis KCTC 2396:
- a CDS encoding ABC transporter substrate-binding protein, whose amino-acid sequence MGRLSGVLRVLVCCLSFFALTSPSAAQTPANVLVVGQIAEPKSLDPHAVTALNDFRILINLYDGLVRYKDGTLEVEPALAESWTISDDGKIYTFTLRKGVLFHDGAPLTAEAVKFNFERMLDENHPYHDTGPFPLAFFFSPIEKVEAIDDLQIRFVLKAPYAPFLSNLAYPTGLIISPDSVKKYAKDYGRHPAGTGPFRFAEWVSNAKVVIVRNENYWDDAPPLEAVVFRPITDANTRMAEMLSGGVDLMVETPPDNLAVFEKDPGFQVYQQAGPHLWFLILNNKKGPFADRRMRQAINYAIDKKALVENVLQGTAEIAKGPIPPAFAWAYNTNLDTYAYNPDKARALIKAAGREGAQLTFYVTEGGSGMLEPVAIGAAIQADLAKVGLQVKIVTYEWNTFLSKVNPGLPGDVDMAEMAWMTNDPDTLPYLALRSDAWPDKGGFNSGYYANPKVDDLLERARRATDQDERATLYKEMQFIVEEDAPWAFIANWKQNAVSNTRVKNFKLQPSFFLDLTAVNKL is encoded by the coding sequence ATGGGCCGGCTGTCAGGCGTTCTGCGCGTCCTCGTTTGCTGCCTCTCATTCTTTGCATTAACTTCACCCAGCGCGGCGCAAACTCCCGCTAATGTTCTAGTCGTCGGCCAGATCGCCGAACCCAAGTCCCTGGACCCCCACGCCGTCACTGCCCTCAATGACTTTCGCATTCTGATCAACCTCTATGACGGCCTGGTGCGTTACAAGGACGGAACCTTGGAGGTAGAGCCAGCGTTGGCGGAGTCCTGGACCATCAGCGACGACGGCAAGATTTACACCTTTACTCTGCGCAAAGGCGTGCTATTTCATGATGGCGCGCCACTCACTGCAGAAGCGGTAAAGTTCAATTTCGAGCGTATGCTTGACGAGAATCATCCTTATCACGACACCGGTCCTTTTCCCTTAGCGTTTTTCTTCAGTCCGATAGAGAAGGTGGAAGCAATCGACGACCTCCAGATTCGATTCGTATTAAAAGCGCCTTACGCTCCGTTTCTATCCAACCTGGCTTACCCTACCGGTCTGATTATCTCGCCTGACTCAGTGAAAAAGTACGCCAAGGATTATGGGCGACATCCTGCGGGAACCGGCCCTTTCCGCTTTGCTGAGTGGGTCAGCAACGCCAAAGTAGTCATTGTCCGCAACGAAAATTATTGGGATGACGCGCCGCCTCTGGAAGCGGTGGTGTTCCGTCCAATCACCGACGCCAACACGCGGATGGCGGAAATGTTATCCGGCGGCGTGGATCTGATGGTGGAAACCCCGCCGGATAATCTGGCTGTGTTCGAGAAAGATCCTGGATTCCAGGTTTATCAACAGGCAGGACCGCATTTATGGTTTTTAATTCTCAACAACAAGAAAGGCCCCTTTGCGGATCGCCGTATGCGTCAGGCGATCAACTACGCTATTGATAAGAAGGCGTTAGTGGAGAACGTGTTGCAAGGCACTGCTGAAATCGCCAAAGGACCCATCCCGCCCGCCTTCGCCTGGGCGTATAACACAAACCTGGATACTTACGCTTATAACCCCGACAAGGCGCGGGCGCTGATCAAGGCGGCGGGGCGCGAAGGCGCGCAGCTCACGTTTTATGTGACGGAAGGGGGCTCAGGAATGCTGGAGCCTGTCGCTATAGGAGCCGCGATTCAGGCGGATCTCGCCAAAGTGGGTCTTCAGGTAAAAATAGTGACTTATGAGTGGAATACCTTTCTCAGCAAAGTGAATCCCGGATTGCCGGGAGACGTCGATATGGCGGAAATGGCCTGGATGACCAACGACCCCGATACCTTGCCTTATCTCGCCTTACGTAGCGACGCCTGGCCGGATAAGGGCGGCTTCAACTCCGGTTACTACGCCAACCCCAAAGTGGACGATTTGCTTGAGCGAGCGCGTCGCGCGACAGACCAGGATGAGAGAGCCACACTTTACAAGGAAATGCAGTTCATCGTAGAGGAAGACGCTCCCTGGGCGTTCATCGCCAATTGGAAGCAAAACGCCGTCAGCAATACACGTGTTAAAAACTTCAAATTGCAACCTTCATTTTTTTTGGATTTAACAGCGGTGAATAAGCTATGA
- a CDS encoding dipeptide/oligopeptide/nickel ABC transporter permease/ATP-binding protein, protein MTRSSRPSAWTLFRHNHIAFFGLCLFLFVAVIALAAPLLPLSAPNDTAPAERLLRPLSEGHLLGTDHLGRDLLSRLIWGARVSIAVGLSATLIASVIGSALGLVAGFAGGRTDNVLMRGVDMLMAFPYILLALAIVAALGPGLSNALYAIALVNIPFFARNIRGVALSLTRRDFVDAARLSGKGPVRILLTEILPNVAPVIVITMSTTLGWMILETAGLSFLGLGAQPPQADLGSMLGEGRKLLFTAPHVSVIPGLMIFALVMSVNLIGDGVRDVLDPKLKSGSLTRPAAMTEIQRAPNQISSDTKSQNALAVCNLYTEFQVGTDIYKAVNGVSFELGKGECLGLVGESGSGKSVTAMSLLRLAPTPPGRIVGGQVWRSGEDLLSFPLHRIQALRGGKIAYIFQDPLSSLHPLFSVGAQVAEAIQAHQPYSHAEAWRAAVTLLEQVRLPNAASKAHSYPHELSGGMRQRVCIAMALANHPHIIVADEPTTALDVTVQAQVLKLMNQQRTQSGAALLFITHDFGVVSEICDRVAVMYAGRIVEVGAAWEVLNRPAHPYTRLLIDCVPIPGRGQHRLPAIPGSPPALNNLPVGCAFAERCPFEEDDCRNNDIGLRSLGDHRFARCIKPLWKADP, encoded by the coding sequence ATGACTCGCTCATCTCGCCCCAGCGCCTGGACCCTGTTCAGGCATAATCACATCGCATTTTTTGGGCTTTGCCTGTTTCTTTTTGTCGCAGTCATCGCTCTGGCGGCCCCGTTATTACCGTTGTCTGCGCCGAATGACACCGCGCCGGCGGAGCGATTACTACGCCCATTAAGCGAGGGACATTTATTGGGGACGGATCATCTGGGAAGAGACCTCCTGTCTCGTTTGATATGGGGGGCGCGCGTCAGCATCGCTGTGGGTTTATCCGCCACGCTGATCGCTTCCGTTATCGGCTCCGCGTTGGGACTGGTCGCAGGCTTTGCGGGAGGACGAACGGATAATGTATTGATGCGCGGCGTTGATATGTTAATGGCTTTTCCATACATTTTACTGGCGTTGGCGATAGTCGCCGCATTGGGGCCGGGATTATCGAACGCTCTCTACGCCATCGCTCTGGTGAATATTCCCTTCTTCGCCCGCAATATCCGAGGCGTCGCTTTGAGTCTGACAAGACGGGATTTTGTCGACGCAGCCAGGCTTTCCGGCAAAGGTCCTGTGCGCATTCTGCTAACGGAAATACTGCCTAATGTAGCTCCCGTCATCGTCATCACCATGTCGACAACCCTGGGCTGGATGATATTGGAAACCGCAGGACTCAGTTTTCTCGGTTTGGGCGCACAACCGCCGCAAGCGGATCTGGGCTCAATGCTGGGGGAGGGACGCAAGTTGCTGTTCACGGCGCCACATGTGTCGGTTATTCCAGGGCTGATGATCTTCGCGCTGGTCATGAGCGTCAATTTGATTGGCGATGGCGTCAGGGACGTGCTTGATCCCAAATTGAAATCCGGTTCTTTAACCCGTCCCGCCGCCATGACGGAAATACAACGCGCACCGAATCAGATATCCTCCGACACCAAGTCACAAAACGCTCTGGCGGTGTGCAATCTATACACCGAGTTTCAGGTTGGGACGGATATATACAAGGCGGTGAACGGCGTCAGCTTTGAGTTGGGAAAAGGGGAGTGTTTGGGGTTGGTAGGCGAATCCGGCTCCGGTAAGTCTGTCACGGCGATGTCGCTGCTCAGGTTAGCGCCTACGCCGCCTGGACGCATCGTAGGAGGCCAAGTCTGGCGGAGCGGGGAAGATCTACTCTCTTTCCCACTGCATCGCATACAGGCGCTCAGAGGCGGGAAAATCGCCTACATATTCCAGGACCCTCTCTCCAGTCTACACCCGCTTTTTAGCGTCGGCGCCCAGGTCGCAGAGGCTATTCAAGCGCACCAGCCTTATTCTCATGCGGAGGCGTGGCGCGCCGCAGTGACCCTGCTTGAACAAGTGCGCCTTCCCAACGCCGCGTCCAAAGCGCACAGTTATCCCCATGAGCTTTCCGGAGGCATGCGACAGCGGGTTTGCATCGCCATGGCTCTCGCCAATCATCCACACATCATCGTGGCGGATGAACCCACTACCGCCCTGGATGTCACGGTACAGGCTCAAGTGTTAAAGTTGATGAACCAACAGCGGACACAAAGCGGCGCGGCGCTTTTGTTCATTACCCATGACTTTGGCGTTGTTTCCGAAATCTGTGATCGCGTGGCGGTCATGTACGCCGGTCGTATCGTGGAAGTGGGCGCCGCCTGGGAGGTATTGAACAGACCCGCTCATCCCTATACCCGCCTTTTGATTGATTGCGTCCCCATTCCAGGTCGAGGCCAACACCGCCTGCCCGCAATTCCTGGCTCTCCTCCCGCGCTAAACAATCTCCCTGTCGGGTGCGCGTTCGCAGAGAGATGTCCTTTCGAGGAAGACGACTGCCGCAACAATGATATTGGTTTACGCTCACTGGGCGATCATCGTTTCGCCCGCTGTATCAAACCCCTATGGAAAGCCGATCCATGA
- the gmhB gene encoding D-glycero-beta-D-manno-heptose 1,7-bisphosphate 7-phosphatase codes for MSINKLLILDRDGVINEDSDDYIKSEQEWRPIPGSIEAIAALSAAGFTVAVATNQSGLGRGYFDEAELGRMHAKLLDLVAKHGGAIAAIAICPHVPDDQCDCRKPKPGLVRRIEEETGLSAADAWFVGDNVGDIGAARAAGCQPVLVKTGKGERTLAKLAPAELDGVPVFTDLADFAKHAIASLKEGL; via the coding sequence GTGAGCATCAACAAACTGCTGATTCTGGACCGGGACGGCGTCATCAATGAAGACTCCGACGACTACATTAAATCGGAGCAGGAATGGCGTCCGATTCCCGGCAGTATTGAAGCCATCGCGGCCTTATCCGCCGCCGGCTTCACCGTCGCCGTCGCCACCAACCAGAGCGGTCTGGGACGCGGCTATTTCGATGAAGCCGAGCTGGGCAGGATGCACGCTAAATTGCTCGATCTGGTAGCAAAGCATGGCGGCGCTATCGCCGCCATCGCTATCTGTCCTCATGTGCCGGACGATCAATGCGATTGCCGCAAACCCAAACCCGGTCTGGTGCGTAGAATTGAGGAAGAAACCGGCCTGTCCGCCGCTGACGCCTGGTTTGTCGGCGACAACGTCGGCGATATCGGAGCCGCCCGCGCCGCAGGTTGCCAGCCCGTGCTGGTGAAGACCGGCAAAGGTGAGCGCACCCTGGCGAAATTAGCTCCCGCAGAGTTGGACGGCGTCCCCGTTTTTACCGACTTGGCGGACTTCGCCAAGCATGCCATCGCAAGTCTAAAAGAAGGCCTCTGA
- a CDS encoding metalloregulator ArsR/SmtB family transcription factor has product MSTDNVFKALSSTPRRRILAYLSKSPLTAGEIADRFDISKPAISKHLSILLASGLVQEEKKGLYVTYSLVEENVANALMSFLSEVCSLNRYTQDESADSDALSEPAQEASEGKQDALATIVEKS; this is encoded by the coding sequence ATGAGTACGGATAATGTGTTTAAGGCCCTGTCCTCCACCCCCCGTAGAAGAATTCTGGCGTATCTTTCGAAATCGCCGCTGACGGCGGGAGAAATCGCCGACCGGTTTGATATCTCCAAGCCGGCTATCTCCAAACATCTTTCCATATTATTGGCGTCAGGGCTGGTGCAGGAAGAGAAAAAAGGACTTTATGTCACTTACTCTTTGGTAGAGGAAAATGTCGCTAACGCACTGATGAGCTTTCTTTCCGAAGTTTGCTCACTTAATCGTTATACCCAAGATGAGAGCGCAGATAGCGACGCTTTGAGTGAACCGGCGCAGGAAGCGTCTGAAGGCAAACAGGACGCCCTTGCGACGATAGTGGAAAAGTCGTGA
- a CDS encoding SO2930 family diheme c-type cytochrome encodes MMLRVLFVSALVLVTSGCGSGEGSDQGENTPVGISERPDNSTCLAFDSSGSNAIKLTPIASELDFSSPILMLPHPSLSDIFYVVQQRGRVYRVDLSDNTRTTLIDLSEHYSLSTCGECGLLGMAFHPNFIENGYIYFSFTENASDMTSYVARFESSDNGQTLRSDSGGDLLRDNLIEVSQPYSNHNGGHIAFGPDNLLYYGLGDGGSGDDPDNNGQTISTLLGSMLRLNDDGSPASGNSVPGALPEIYAYGLRNPWRWSFDSETGDLWLGDVGQGQYEEVDIITSGGNYGWRCYEGMHRTGNSCTSTGPYIAPVAEYDHSEGISITGGYVYRGDAIPGLRGVYVFSDFGSGTLWGLRANGSGDYDRETLLESGRNVASFAEGPDGELYVVTFSGLFRIDPDISDTDSDSVPELLSQTGCVNPDNPTQPASGLIPYTVIEPFWSDGADKQRFFALPNDTYIDVNAAGDFLFPDGSVLVKHFYLNGAIIETRLFMKQAEGDWRGYSYQWNETKTDAVLVAEGKDVDYSGQTWRFPGSGECAQCHTSAADFSLGLETMQLNRELIYPQSRIRANQLQTLTHINVFSAPLSDAHLSNALPASSNDNATLARRARAYLHSNCANCHQPGGTSQSAMDLRFTTALSSTQACGQEPLNGDIGVDNAKLITPGDASMSLIYLRMTHSGEYRMPPLASNLIDTEGGALVQDWINSLTSCD; translated from the coding sequence ATGATGCTGCGTGTTCTGTTTGTCTCTGCTTTAGTTCTGGTTACATCGGGATGTGGATCTGGAGAAGGATCGGATCAAGGCGAAAATACGCCCGTCGGCATATCAGAGCGACCGGATAACTCGACCTGTCTGGCGTTTGATAGTAGCGGCTCCAACGCCATTAAACTTACGCCTATCGCATCGGAACTGGACTTCTCCAGCCCGATTCTGATGCTGCCCCATCCCAGCCTGAGCGATATCTTCTACGTCGTGCAGCAGCGGGGTCGGGTTTACCGTGTCGACCTCAGCGACAACACCCGCACCACGCTTATTGACCTCTCCGAGCACTACAGTCTCAGCACCTGCGGCGAGTGTGGATTACTGGGGATGGCGTTTCACCCGAACTTCATCGAGAACGGCTATATCTATTTTTCCTTCACGGAAAACGCATCCGACATGACTTCTTACGTGGCGCGCTTTGAAAGCTCGGACAACGGCCAGACTCTTCGCTCCGATAGCGGCGGCGATCTATTGCGGGACAACCTCATTGAAGTCAGCCAGCCCTATTCCAACCATAACGGCGGGCACATCGCCTTCGGACCGGATAATCTGCTGTATTACGGTTTGGGCGACGGCGGTTCCGGCGACGATCCTGACAATAATGGCCAAACCATCTCCACACTACTGGGCTCCATGTTGCGCCTGAACGACGATGGTTCTCCCGCCTCCGGCAATAGCGTCCCCGGCGCGCTACCGGAAATCTATGCCTATGGTTTGCGTAATCCCTGGCGTTGGAGTTTTGACAGCGAAACCGGCGACTTATGGTTAGGCGATGTCGGGCAAGGTCAGTATGAAGAAGTGGATATCATCACCTCTGGCGGTAACTACGGTTGGCGCTGCTATGAAGGCATGCACCGCACCGGTAACAGCTGCACAAGCACTGGTCCCTATATAGCGCCAGTGGCCGAATACGACCATTCCGAGGGCATATCCATCACAGGGGGTTATGTCTATCGCGGCGACGCCATTCCTGGTCTCAGGGGAGTGTACGTGTTTTCTGATTTCGGCTCGGGAACCCTTTGGGGATTGAGAGCCAACGGCAGCGGCGACTATGACCGGGAGACCCTGCTGGAAAGCGGCCGCAACGTCGCTTCTTTCGCAGAGGGTCCAGATGGCGAACTCTACGTAGTCACCTTTTCCGGGCTCTTCCGTATCGACCCAGATATCTCGGATACCGACTCAGACTCGGTCCCGGAGTTACTTTCGCAAACCGGCTGCGTCAATCCCGATAATCCCACGCAGCCAGCCTCTGGACTGATTCCCTACACTGTCATAGAGCCTTTCTGGTCCGACGGCGCAGACAAACAACGTTTTTTCGCGCTGCCCAATGATACCTATATTGACGTCAACGCCGCGGGAGACTTCCTGTTTCCCGATGGCTCCGTGCTGGTCAAACACTTCTACCTCAACGGCGCCATCATCGAAACCCGCCTATTCATGAAACAGGCGGAAGGTGACTGGCGCGGCTACAGTTATCAGTGGAATGAGACGAAAACAGACGCAGTGCTGGTTGCGGAAGGGAAGGACGTGGATTACAGCGGACAAACCTGGCGCTTTCCTGGTTCAGGTGAATGCGCGCAATGCCACACGAGCGCGGCGGATTTCAGCCTGGGCCTGGAGACAATGCAGTTGAACCGGGAGCTTATTTATCCACAAAGCCGCATACGCGCCAACCAACTGCAAACGCTGACGCATATCAATGTCTTCTCAGCGCCGCTGAGCGACGCGCATCTGTCCAACGCGCTTCCCGCAAGCAGCAATGACAACGCCACCCTGGCGCGTCGCGCCCGCGCTTATCTGCATAGTAACTGCGCCAACTGTCATCAACCCGGCGGTACGTCGCAGAGCGCGATGGATTTGCGCTTCACCACAGCGTTGTCTTCAACCCAAGCCTGCGGCCAGGAGCCATTGAATGGAGACATTGGCGTCGATAATGCGAAGTTAATCACCCCGGGGGACGCCTCTATGTCACTGATCTATCTGCGCATGACTCATTCCGGAGAATACAGGATGCCGCCGCTGGCGAGTAATTTGATCGATACGGAAGGCGGCGCCTTGGTGCAGGATTGGATCAACAGCCTAACATCCTGCGACTGA
- a CDS encoding ABC transporter permease, which yields MWGYIAKRLLLVIPVLFGMTAIVFLIMAMIPGDPATAILGAYATPENIARINRQLGLNHSLFEQYFIWLGHILQGDLGRSYSLNRPVLDEVLERFSATLTLAGASFLLCSLFGLLAGIVSAARQFSWADRLITLLVLIGISTPSFWLGLLLILVFAVTLQCLPASGMYAIYGGGGFLDLLSHLALPAVTLAVIATGVIARLTRGAMLEVLRQDYIRTARAKGLSERRVIYRHAFKAALVAIIPVLGIQAGFVLGGAVYIETVFQWPGIGRMLVQAIATRDILLAQGGVLVVATSYVLFNLAADVAQHRLDPRLTS from the coding sequence ATGTGGGGCTATATCGCCAAACGTCTCCTTCTCGTCATTCCTGTTCTGTTCGGAATGACCGCAATCGTCTTTTTGATCATGGCCATGATTCCTGGAGATCCCGCCACGGCCATCCTCGGCGCCTATGCGACGCCTGAGAATATCGCCCGAATTAACCGCCAACTTGGGTTAAATCATAGCCTATTTGAACAATATTTCATCTGGTTGGGACACATTCTGCAAGGTGATTTAGGCCGTTCTTACAGCTTGAATCGCCCTGTGTTGGACGAGGTTTTAGAGCGCTTCAGCGCTACCTTGACGCTCGCCGGCGCCTCCTTTTTGCTATGCTCTCTGTTCGGACTATTGGCGGGGATTGTTTCTGCGGCGCGTCAGTTCAGCTGGGCGGACAGACTGATCACATTGTTGGTTTTGATTGGTATTTCAACGCCGTCATTCTGGCTGGGATTGCTGCTTATATTAGTGTTCGCCGTCACGTTGCAATGCCTACCGGCGAGCGGTATGTACGCCATTTACGGCGGCGGCGGTTTTCTAGACTTACTCTCACATCTCGCCTTACCGGCCGTCACGCTGGCGGTCATCGCTACTGGCGTAATCGCCCGCTTAACGCGAGGCGCCATGCTGGAAGTGTTGCGGCAGGACTATATTCGCACCGCTCGCGCCAAGGGACTGAGTGAGCGCCGCGTTATCTATCGCCATGCTTTCAAAGCAGCCTTGGTCGCCATTATCCCAGTATTAGGCATTCAGGCTGGCTTTGTGCTTGGCGGCGCTGTCTATATTGAAACAGTGTTCCAATGGCCGGGAATAGGCCGCATGTTAGTGCAGGCGATCGCGACTCGGGACATCCTGCTCGCACAAGGCGGGGTGTTGGTGGTCGCTACCTCCTACGTCCTTTTTAACCTGGCTGCGGATGTGGCGCAGCATCGACTTGATCCCAGACTGACCTCATGA
- a CDS encoding class II fumarate hydratase — MGELQVPENALYAAQTQRAVNNFPISGERLPDAFIRALLLAKSAAARANVKLELIPAKMGDAICEAAQQLLAADDMMAHFPVDVFQTGSGTSTNMNANEVLANLASRILDEKVSPNDHINYGQSSNDIIPSSIHISAALELDKQLLPALRHLLKTIQDKAAQTDGYIKTGRTHLMDAMPVRLSQSLLAWGAQIEQSINALAAAQPALQTLAQGGTAVGTGINAHPDFAAEFNRQLSEMTGLNFKPAANFFSHIGSQDIAVSLSGQLKTVAVALMKIANDLRWMNSGPLAGLGEIELEALQPGSSIMPGKVNPVIPEAAAMVAAQVIGNDAAITIGGQSGNFELNVMLPLIARNLLQSVELLANASRLLADKAIATFKVNEAKLQEALSRNPILVTALNPIIGYLKAAEIAKQAYKEGRPVIDVAEEQTDLSRQELEKLLDPAKLTHGGL; from the coding sequence ATGGGCGAACTGCAGGTCCCGGAAAACGCCCTGTACGCCGCGCAAACCCAGCGGGCCGTAAATAACTTTCCAATCAGCGGCGAGCGTCTGCCGGACGCCTTTATTCGCGCGCTGCTTCTGGCCAAGTCCGCCGCCGCGCGCGCCAACGTCAAACTGGAGCTGATTCCCGCCAAAATGGGCGACGCTATTTGCGAAGCGGCGCAGCAGCTTCTGGCCGCCGACGACATGATGGCCCACTTTCCGGTCGACGTCTTCCAGACCGGCTCCGGCACCAGCACCAATATGAACGCCAATGAAGTCTTGGCGAATCTGGCCAGCCGTATTCTGGATGAAAAAGTCAGCCCCAACGACCACATCAATTACGGACAAAGCAGCAACGACATCATTCCCAGCAGCATTCACATCAGTGCGGCGCTGGAGTTAGACAAGCAGTTGCTGCCGGCGCTGCGTCACCTGTTAAAGACCATTCAGGACAAAGCCGCGCAAACCGACGGTTACATCAAGACTGGCCGCACCCACCTGATGGACGCCATGCCGGTGCGCCTGAGTCAGAGCCTGCTGGCCTGGGGCGCGCAAATAGAGCAGAGCATCAACGCACTGGCGGCGGCGCAACCTGCATTGCAAACCCTGGCGCAGGGCGGCACAGCGGTAGGAACCGGCATCAATGCGCATCCTGATTTCGCTGCGGAATTCAATCGCCAGCTCAGTGAGATGACAGGTCTGAACTTCAAACCGGCGGCGAATTTTTTCTCCCATATCGGTTCGCAGGACATCGCCGTCTCCCTGTCCGGTCAGCTGAAGACGGTCGCCGTCGCCCTCATGAAAATCGCCAACGACCTGCGCTGGATGAACTCAGGTCCGCTGGCGGGACTTGGCGAGATCGAGCTGGAAGCGCTGCAGCCCGGGTCCTCCATCATGCCTGGTAAGGTGAATCCGGTCATTCCAGAAGCCGCAGCCATGGTGGCGGCGCAAGTTATTGGCAACGACGCGGCCATCACCATTGGCGGACAGTCTGGTAATTTTGAGTTGAACGTGATGCTGCCTTTGATCGCTCGCAACCTGCTGCAAAGTGTTGAACTGCTGGCGAACGCCAGTCGTCTGCTGGCGGATAAAGCCATCGCCACTTTCAAAGTCAACGAAGCCAAGCTGCAGGAAGCGCTGTCCCGCAACCCGATTCTGGTCACCGCGCTGAATCCAATCATCGGTTACCTGAAGGCGGCGGAAATCGCCAAACAGGCTTACAAAGAGGGACGCCCGGTCATCGACGTGGCGGAGGAGCAAACCGATCTGTCCCGTCAGGAACTGGAGAAGTTACTGGACCCGGCCAAACTGACTCACGGCGGCCTGTAA
- a CDS encoding Na/Pi cotransporter family protein translates to MLAHFLGGVGLFLLGMTLLTDGLKLAAGPALEVMLSRWTSTRSRALASGVAITALVQSSSAVTVATLGFVNAGLLLFEHAAWVIFGSNVGTTLTAWLVALLGFSIKIDAYALPLIGIGAFIHLGGRSPRLKAAGTAIAGFGLLFLGIDAMKSAFEGVGANFTDNLNFGDNLSLLWMVVIGAILTVLMQSSSAAIAIILTAIAGKMLPLEAGAAAVIGANIGTTSTAILASFGATANAKRLSLAHVLFNLITGAAALALLPLFLWLLGALSDMRQDLNNPAVLLAAFHTLFNLLGVALMWPLGTSMTAWLKTRFQKGGKVLSLQHLDKSATVVPDVAFHAVVMELERFQGLLSAHIQNSLLNPGDIRTLETRRELKELLDELNQHITHILHQPLRLPLTQQLPQCLQVIQYAYNLLETLDEVEQEPSLDRSLTAQMNDWLSLYCHPPIATEAVQEGADSAAQAELSYREAKQRLLDEALEKTIKLTTMNQALQRLSLYKRIQEQMLKAARLVAGLKPGT, encoded by the coding sequence ATGCTCGCACATTTTTTGGGTGGCGTCGGCCTGTTTCTGTTAGGTATGACCTTGTTGACGGACGGCCTCAAACTCGCCGCCGGTCCCGCGTTGGAGGTCATGCTCAGCCGCTGGACATCAACCCGCTCACGGGCGCTGGCCAGTGGTGTGGCGATTACGGCGCTGGTGCAATCCTCCAGCGCCGTCACAGTGGCGACGCTGGGCTTCGTCAATGCGGGGCTTTTACTGTTTGAACACGCCGCCTGGGTGATCTTCGGCAGCAATGTCGGCACTACGCTCACAGCCTGGCTGGTCGCCCTGCTGGGCTTCAGCATCAAAATCGACGCTTACGCGCTGCCGTTAATCGGCATCGGCGCCTTCATTCATCTCGGCGGTCGCAGCCCACGTCTGAAAGCCGCTGGAACCGCCATCGCCGGTTTCGGTCTGCTCTTTCTGGGCATCGACGCCATGAAGTCCGCATTTGAAGGGGTGGGGGCCAATTTTACGGATAACCTCAACTTTGGAGACAACCTCTCTTTGCTATGGATGGTCGTTATCGGTGCGATATTGACCGTGCTGATGCAATCCTCCAGCGCCGCCATCGCTATTATCCTTACCGCCATCGCAGGCAAGATGCTGCCTCTGGAAGCGGGAGCGGCGGCGGTAATCGGGGCGAATATCGGCACCACCTCCACCGCGATTCTGGCTTCTTTCGGCGCCACCGCCAACGCTAAACGGTTATCTCTGGCGCATGTGTTGTTCAACCTCATCACCGGGGCGGCGGCGCTGGCTCTGCTACCGCTGTTTCTCTGGTTACTGGGGGCGCTCAGCGACATGCGTCAGGACCTGAATAACCCCGCCGTTTTGCTGGCGGCTTTCCATACCCTTTTCAATCTGCTGGGCGTCGCCCTGATGTGGCCGCTGGGAACGTCCATGACCGCCTGGTTGAAAACCCGCTTTCAGAAAGGCGGCAAAGTGCTCTCTCTGCAACATCTGGATAAGAGCGCCACTGTCGTACCGGACGTCGCCTTTCATGCTGTCGTCATGGAACTCGAACGTTTTCAGGGCCTGCTGTCCGCCCACATCCAAAACTCGCTGCTCAATCCTGGCGACATCCGCACGCTGGAAACGCGTCGCGAGCTGAAGGAGTTGCTGGATGAACTGAACCAGCACATCACTCATATTCTGCATCAGCCGCTGCGCCTGCCGCTGACGCAACAGTTGCCGCAATGCCTGCAAGTGATTCAATACGCCTATAATCTCTTGGAGACGCTGGATGAGGTGGAGCAGGAACCTTCTCTGGATCGCTCTCTGACAGCGCAGATGAACGATTGGCTGAGCCTGTATTGCCATCCTCCCATCGCGACGGAAGCGGTGCAGGAGGGCGCTGACAGCGCCGCTCAGGCGGAGCTCTCATATCGAGAGGCCAAGCAGAGATTATTGGATGAAGCGTTGGAGAAAACCATCAAGTTAACTACGATGAATCAGGCGCTGCAGCGATTGAGCCTGTATAAGCGGATTCAGGAGCAGATGTTGAAAGCCGCTCGCTTAGTGGCGGGTTTGAAACCCGGGACTTAA